The Nitrospirota bacterium genome contains a region encoding:
- the aspS gene encoding aspartate--tRNA ligase produces the protein MKAHKKTHTCGELSQKDVGATVTLMGWVNTRRDHGGLVFIDLRDRAGITQVVINPETAADAHKLAHDIRSEFVLAITGTVAPRPGTTVNPKLPTGEIEVIVSGLSVLNPSKPLPFMIEDETDVAESLRLNYRYLDLRRPSLQKVLITRHTITRTVRQFLDGHGFIDIETPFLTKSTPEGARDYLVPSRVNPGMFYALPQSPQLFKQILMVAGFERYYQIVKCFRDEDLRADRQPEFTQIDLEMSFIDQDDIILLMEELLAKVVREVKGTDIPTPFPRLTYQEAMDRYGSDKPDTRFGLELKDISDIAGASDFKVFLQAVELGGQVRGFAAPNMAGLSRKEVDDLTNEAKVFGAKGLAWIKVTEAGFESPIAKFFKDGQVKAIAERLAAKPGDLMMFIADSPKIVAGTLGYLRLLMGKRLNLIDESKLNFLWVTDFPLVEWNADEKRYDAMHHPFTAPRDEDLEFMKTDPLKVKAKAYDIVLNGSEIGGGSIRIHRSDIQSQLFGLLNIAEEDARKKFGFLLEALEFGAPPHGGLAFGLDRLTAILTGATSIRDVIAFPKTQKAICLMTEAPSRVAAAQLRELSIKLDIVE, from the coding sequence GTGAAAGCACACAAAAAGACGCATACCTGCGGGGAATTGTCCCAGAAGGATGTGGGCGCGACGGTGACGCTCATGGGCTGGGTAAATACGAGAAGAGACCATGGCGGCCTCGTTTTCATCGATCTGCGTGATCGCGCGGGCATAACTCAGGTCGTCATCAATCCTGAAACGGCTGCGGATGCGCATAAGCTCGCCCATGACATCAGGAGCGAATTCGTTCTCGCCATCACCGGTACGGTCGCTCCGCGGCCGGGCACTACGGTCAACCCGAAGCTCCCGACCGGTGAGATCGAGGTGATCGTGAGCGGGCTTTCGGTCCTGAACCCGTCAAAGCCCCTGCCGTTCATGATCGAAGACGAGACGGACGTTGCCGAAAGCCTCAGGCTCAATTACCGCTACCTCGACCTGCGCCGGCCGAGCCTTCAGAAGGTACTCATAACCCGCCACACGATCACCAGGACCGTGCGGCAGTTTCTCGACGGCCACGGTTTCATCGATATCGAAACGCCGTTCCTGACCAAGAGCACACCCGAGGGCGCCCGGGACTACCTCGTTCCGAGCAGGGTGAACCCCGGCATGTTCTACGCGCTTCCCCAGTCGCCGCAGCTCTTCAAGCAGATCCTGATGGTGGCCGGGTTCGAGCGCTACTACCAGATCGTAAAATGCTTTCGCGACGAGGACCTGCGCGCGGACCGCCAGCCCGAATTCACCCAGATCGACCTTGAAATGTCCTTTATCGACCAGGATGATATCATCTTGCTCATGGAAGAACTCCTTGCGAAGGTTGTCAGGGAAGTGAAGGGGACCGATATCCCGACGCCGTTCCCCCGGCTCACCTACCAGGAGGCCATGGACCGCTACGGATCGGACAAGCCTGACACGCGTTTCGGGCTCGAGCTTAAGGATATTTCCGATATCGCCGGGGCGTCGGACTTCAAAGTGTTTCTCCAGGCCGTGGAACTCGGCGGGCAGGTAAGAGGTTTTGCAGCGCCGAACATGGCGGGGCTTTCGCGAAAAGAGGTGGACGACCTCACGAACGAAGCAAAGGTCTTCGGCGCAAAGGGGCTTGCCTGGATCAAGGTGACCGAAGCGGGTTTTGAATCGCCGATCGCAAAGTTCTTCAAGGACGGCCAGGTAAAAGCCATTGCCGAGAGGCTTGCGGCAAAGCCCGGCGACCTTATGATGTTCATTGCCGACAGTCCGAAGATCGTTGCCGGCACGCTCGGCTACCTCCGCCTGCTCATGGGTAAACGGCTGAACCTCATCGATGAGAGCAAACTGAATTTTCTGTGGGTCACGGACTTCCCGCTGGTGGAGTGGAACGCCGATGAAAAACGGTACGACGCCATGCACCATCCGTTTACCGCTCCCCGGGACGAGGACCTCGAGTTCATGAAGACCGATCCGCTCAAGGTCAAAGCCAAAGCGTATGATATTGTCCTGAACGGTTCCGAGATCGGCGGCGGCAGTATCCGCATCCACCGGTCGGATATACAGTCTCAGTTGTTCGGACTTCTGAACATCGCCGAAGAGGACGCGCGGAAGAAGTTCGGGTTCCTGCTCGAGGCGCTTGAGTTCGGCGCGCCGCCCCATGGCGGTCTTGCCTTTGGTCTTGACCGGCTCACGGCGATCCTGACGGGCGCCACGTCCATCCGCGACGTGATCGCGTTCCCCAAGACGCAGAAGGCCATCTGTCTTATGACCGAGGCGCCGTCGCGCGTCGCCGCCGCCCAGCTCCGGGAGCTGTCGATAAAACTGGATATCGTGGAGTGA
- a CDS encoding sulfite exporter TauE/SafE family protein, whose product MDIPLLITLVSLGLGGGFLSGLLGLGGAIFMIPLLLYVPPLLGVGQFDMKQVAAISMVQVLSASLTGVIVHHKNKFVSKSLLLYMGICNAIGNLAGSFYSQHTKSAFLLAIFASLAVIAAVAMFIPKREQGQDMLPEDLKYNKPLAMAVSLLIGVFGGMVGAPGAFIYIPIMIYLLNIPTRIVIGSTLGIVFLGALAGTIGKMATGQILWPAALALVVGTVPGAQFGGGMSKKVNTKYLRLVIAVIIAITGIKMWYQILTH is encoded by the coding sequence ATGGATATCCCTCTCTTGATCACCCTTGTCTCGCTGGGTCTGGGCGGTGGATTCCTTTCCGGATTATTAGGTCTGGGCGGCGCTATTTTTATGATCCCGCTTCTCCTCTACGTGCCGCCTCTTCTCGGCGTTGGCCAGTTCGATATGAAGCAGGTGGCGGCGATCAGCATGGTACAGGTCCTTTCCGCATCGCTCACCGGCGTGATTGTCCATCACAAGAATAAATTCGTGAGCAAATCGCTGCTTCTCTATATGGGCATCTGCAACGCGATCGGGAATCTCGCAGGCTCATTTTACTCACAACACACGAAAAGCGCATTTCTGCTGGCCATTTTTGCAAGTCTGGCGGTGATCGCCGCGGTCGCCATGTTCATTCCCAAACGGGAACAGGGCCAGGATATGTTGCCGGAAGATCTCAAGTACAATAAGCCGTTGGCAATGGCCGTGAGCCTCCTCATCGGCGTATTCGGAGGAATGGTGGGCGCGCCGGGTGCGTTTATTTATATCCCAATCATGATCTATTTATTGAATATCCCGACGAGGATCGTGATCGGCAGTACGCTGGGCATCGTATTCCTGGGGGCGCTCGCGGGCACTATCGGCAAAATGGCGACCGGCCAGATTCTCTGGCCCGCTGCGCTGGCCCTTGTCGTAGGCACCGTGCCGGGTGCTCAGTTCGGAGGGGGCATGAGCAAGAAGGTAAATACGAAGTATCTGAGGCTCGTGATCGCCGTCATCATCGCTATTACCGGGATCAAAATGTGGTATCAGATCTTGACTCACTGA
- a CDS encoding rhodanese-like domain-containing protein has product MKRKMITLCLALVTLLLVPYAALAANYVKPDIFKQWLVNNKPLVIVDIQPAEDFGDQHFRGSIETNAFPSKSDEQKKRLDKALPAIQTSKGDVVIICPMGKGGAVNSYDYLKSKGVPEKRLFILEGGIDGWPHPELFVKGR; this is encoded by the coding sequence ATGAAACGAAAGATGATTACGTTGTGTTTGGCGCTTGTTACTCTGCTCCTTGTTCCGTATGCCGCATTGGCGGCAAATTATGTGAAGCCGGACATCTTTAAACAATGGCTTGTAAACAATAAACCGCTTGTCATAGTCGACATCCAGCCTGCCGAGGACTTTGGCGATCAGCATTTCAGGGGATCAATAGAGACGAACGCCTTCCCATCGAAAAGCGATGAACAAAAAAAGCGGCTTGATAAAGCCCTTCCTGCAATCCAAACGTCGAAAGGCGATGTGGTCATTATCTGTCCAATGGGCAAAGGCGGCGCCGTCAATTCATATGACTATCTGAAGTCAAAAGGCGTGCCGGAAAAAAGGCTCTTTATTCTGGAAGGCGGGATCGACGGCTGGCCCCATCCGGAACTGTTCGTTAAGGGCAGATGA
- the arsS gene encoding arsenosugar biosynthesis radical SAM protein ArsS (Some members of this family are selenoproteins.), whose protein sequence is MSRTVFWEREILKKERIETVQVNVGNRCNQACAHCHVGASPAGDENMDAKTAGMILNKLLSIDVPNIEFTGGTPEMNPSLPMFIETLSRRDKKVTVRTSLTVLDLPGYAQFIDLYKRHGVRLIASLPGTFEDQADAQRGKGVFRTSINVLKRLNTLGYGTDGLKLDLVYNAVGDYLPPEQTELEREYKQALTDRYGITFNNLLTIVNTPIKRFKQDLLRQGKLDEYMRELFDNFNPDTLQRVMCRRLLSVDYQGHVYDCDFNLALGIRIKGYEQEKFWELDFSDFAPEITCDEHCYACTVNRGSSCQGALVTEEDEFDVKRNVQHYYGDVVKTAADLKTTACCTPDSMPEHVRAALPSIADEIKERYYGCGSPIPLVLEGLKVLDLGCGTGRDSYIMSKLVGEQGFVYGIDMTEAQIRVAEKYLDMQMKRFGYAEPNCRFIFDDIEHAKRHFPAGSLDLVISNCVINLVQDKETIIRQIHDMLKPGGEFYFSDIYADRRMPAALKKDPVLHGECLGGALYEKDFVRIARKTGFNDPRLVSRRRISIANEDVRARVGNIRFSSITYRLWKIDGIEDACEDFGHVAVYRGGVREAPFAFPLDSGHVFERDRPEKVCSNTALMLSQTRLKPFFEVTGSFNRHFGAFKGCGTAAVPDQDGTQSAEECFC, encoded by the coding sequence ATGTCTCGGACGGTCTTCTGGGAGCGGGAAATCCTGAAAAAGGAAAGGATCGAGACGGTCCAGGTCAACGTCGGCAATCGATGCAACCAGGCCTGCGCCCATTGCCACGTCGGCGCGTCTCCTGCGGGTGACGAGAACATGGACGCAAAGACGGCCGGGATGATCCTCAATAAGCTCCTTTCGATCGACGTACCGAACATCGAGTTCACAGGAGGCACGCCCGAGATGAACCCGAGTCTGCCGATGTTTATCGAAACGCTCTCGCGCCGGGACAAAAAGGTCACGGTCAGGACAAGCCTCACCGTCCTCGACCTGCCCGGGTATGCACAGTTTATCGACCTGTATAAGCGGCACGGCGTGCGGCTGATCGCGTCGCTCCCCGGCACCTTTGAGGACCAGGCCGACGCGCAGCGGGGCAAGGGCGTCTTCCGGACAAGCATCAACGTGCTGAAACGGCTCAACACGCTGGGTTACGGAACAGACGGATTGAAGCTCGACCTTGTGTACAATGCTGTTGGCGATTACCTGCCGCCGGAGCAGACAGAGCTCGAACGGGAATACAAACAGGCTCTCACAGACCGATACGGGATCACCTTCAACAACCTGCTGACCATCGTCAATACGCCGATCAAACGGTTCAAACAGGACCTGCTGCGCCAGGGAAAACTTGACGAGTATATGAGGGAATTGTTCGACAACTTTAACCCTGATACCCTGCAACGGGTCATGTGCAGGCGGCTTCTATCCGTTGATTACCAGGGCCATGTATACGACTGTGATTTCAACCTCGCTCTGGGGATCAGGATCAAGGGGTATGAACAGGAAAAATTCTGGGAGCTCGACTTCAGCGACTTCGCGCCCGAGATTACCTGCGACGAGCACTGCTACGCCTGCACCGTGAACCGGGGGAGCAGTTGCCAGGGAGCGCTGGTGACCGAAGAGGACGAATTCGACGTCAAGCGGAATGTCCAACACTATTACGGTGACGTGGTCAAGACCGCCGCCGATCTCAAGACAACGGCCTGCTGCACGCCCGATTCCATGCCGGAACACGTGCGCGCCGCTCTTCCCTCCATTGCCGATGAGATCAAGGAGCGCTACTATGGCTGCGGCTCGCCCATACCCCTCGTCCTGGAAGGGCTGAAGGTCCTCGACCTTGGGTGCGGCACCGGCAGGGACAGCTATATCATGTCGAAGCTCGTGGGCGAGCAGGGCTTTGTGTACGGCATCGACATGACCGAGGCGCAAATCCGCGTTGCGGAAAAATATCTTGATATGCAGATGAAGCGATTCGGATACGCCGAGCCGAATTGCAGGTTCATTTTCGACGACATTGAGCACGCGAAACGCCATTTTCCCGCCGGTTCCCTCGACCTCGTGATCTCCAACTGTGTAATCAATCTCGTTCAGGACAAAGAGACCATCATCAGGCAGATCCATGACATGCTGAAGCCCGGCGGGGAATTCTATTTTTCCGACATCTATGCCGACCGGAGGATGCCGGCAGCACTGAAAAAAGACCCCGTGCTGCATGGAGAGTGCCTGGGGGGAGCGCTGTATGAAAAGGATTTCGTCCGCATCGCCCGAAAGACGGGCTTCAATGACCCGCGGCTTGTTTCCCGGCGAAGGATATCCATTGCGAATGAGGATGTGCGCGCCCGTGTCGGAAACATCCGGTTCTCATCCATTACGTACCGCCTCTGGAAGATCGACGGCATCGAGGACGCCTGCGAGGATTTCGGCCATGTCGCCGTGTACCGGGGCGGAGTCCGTGAAGCGCCGTTCGCTTTCCCGCTGGACTCCGGCCATGTGTTCGAACGGGACCGGCCGGAAAAGGTGTGCAGCAATACTGCTCTCATGCTTTCGCAAACGAGGCTCAAGCCCTTTTTCGAGGTCACGGGGAGTTTCAATAGACATTTCGGGGCATTCAAGGGCTGCGGAACGGCTGCTGTCCCGGACCAGGATGGCACGCAATCCGCCGAAGAATGTTTCTGCTGA
- a CDS encoding TVP38/TMEM64 family protein — protein MDKKKILIAASIVMLIAVFFVFDLGRFLTLESLKANRDALAAFYQQNRLVMAAAFIAVYIIQTALSLPGAAILSLAAGAVFGVVMGTLYVNIGATVGAILAFLVARYLFHDVIQNKFGARLEKINKELEARGFNYLLFLRLVPVFPFFLINLGAGLTRMPLRTYFLGTMVGIIPGSFVFCNAGASLATITSMSEVASPRVLGSFALLGMFALVPVLYQKFKRR, from the coding sequence ATGGACAAAAAAAAGATTTTGATCGCAGCGAGCATCGTAATGCTCATCGCCGTGTTCTTTGTATTCGACCTGGGAAGGTTCCTGACCCTTGAGTCGCTCAAGGCCAACCGCGATGCGCTGGCGGCATTCTATCAGCAGAACCGGCTCGTCATGGCCGCCGCGTTTATCGCCGTCTACATCATCCAGACAGCCCTGTCCCTTCCCGGAGCCGCAATCCTCTCCCTCGCGGCAGGGGCCGTGTTCGGCGTTGTCATGGGGACCCTGTATGTTAATATCGGCGCTACGGTAGGAGCGATCCTGGCTTTCCTCGTGGCCCGTTATTTGTTCCACGACGTGATCCAGAACAAATTCGGGGCCCGTCTTGAAAAGATAAACAAGGAACTTGAGGCACGAGGCTTCAACTACCTCCTGTTCCTTCGGCTGGTCCCGGTTTTTCCTTTTTTCCTGATCAACCTCGGGGCAGGACTGACACGCATGCCCCTTCGGACATACTTTCTCGGCACCATGGTGGGCATCATCCCCGGCAGTTTCGTATTCTGCAACGCCGGCGCCAGTCTTGCCACAATCACCAGCATGAGCGAAGTCGCTTCGCCCCGGGTGCTCGGGTCCTTTGCCCTGCTGGGCATGTTCGCCCTTGTTCCGGTGCTCTATCAGAAGTTCAAGCGAAGGTAG
- a CDS encoding metalloregulator ArsR/SmtB family transcription factor, which produces MIPLEKRGELLKVIAHPVRIKILEDLVQGVKCVSDFEETLDISQPNVSQHLSLLRTNGIIDFFIDGRLKCYFLKEPLIPDLLELLKKEYDDDIPAPACCPVTRKGTYPGGRRR; this is translated from the coding sequence ATGATCCCGTTAGAAAAAAGGGGTGAACTGCTCAAGGTTATTGCCCATCCTGTCCGTATCAAGATCCTCGAAGACCTGGTGCAGGGCGTGAAGTGCGTGAGCGATTTCGAGGAAACCCTTGACATCAGCCAGCCGAACGTGTCTCAACACCTGAGTCTCCTGCGCACGAATGGAATCATCGATTTTTTCATTGATGGCAGGCTCAAATGCTACTTCCTGAAGGAACCATTGATCCCCGACCTGCTTGAACTTCTTAAAAAAGAATATGACGACGACATACCCGCTCCGGCGTGCTGTCCCGTGACCAGGAAGGGCACGTATCCCGGCGGGAGAAGGCGATAG
- the selD gene encoding selenide, water dikinase SelD — protein sequence MEIKLTQLSSCAGUAAKFSFAELSQVLGHLPKIMDPNVLVGPSNADDAGVYRINDETAMVFTADFFTPIVDDPYWFGAIAAANSLSDVYAMGGKPLVALNIAALPAGPEFIEINKRIMQGGIDKMTEAGVAIIGGHTIKDKEPKFGYAILGSIHPGRILDNTKARQGDALILTKRIGTGVISTGIKSGKCSEATADAFTKSMATLNKRAGEIMLEVGVSTATDITGFGLIGHLMEVLTASNRSARLHARRVPFFEEAVTIAEKGMIPGGTRANQKSYDPFVDWSGDVSLTDRVLMNDAQTSGGLLMFMPQAGKNKLIAALQKEHILAAHIGDVLEGEEKGSTRIFVVQ from the coding sequence ATGGAAATCAAGCTTACGCAACTTTCCAGCTGCGCCGGTTGAGCGGCAAAGTTCAGCTTTGCTGAACTGTCCCAGGTTCTGGGACACTTGCCGAAGATCATGGACCCGAACGTGCTGGTCGGCCCATCGAATGCAGACGATGCCGGGGTCTACCGTATCAATGACGAGACTGCAATGGTCTTTACGGCGGATTTTTTCACGCCCATCGTCGATGACCCCTACTGGTTCGGCGCGATCGCGGCGGCAAACTCGTTGTCGGATGTGTATGCAATGGGCGGCAAGCCGCTGGTGGCCTTGAACATTGCGGCGCTTCCCGCGGGGCCGGAGTTCATCGAGATCAACAAGCGGATCATGCAGGGCGGTATCGACAAGATGACCGAGGCCGGGGTGGCCATCATCGGCGGCCACACGATCAAGGACAAGGAACCGAAATTCGGATATGCCATACTCGGATCCATTCATCCCGGGAGAATTCTTGACAACACAAAAGCGAGGCAGGGTGATGCCCTGATCCTCACTAAGAGAATAGGCACCGGAGTGATCTCTACGGGGATAAAATCCGGGAAGTGCAGCGAAGCGACCGCGGACGCGTTCACAAAATCGATGGCAACGCTGAATAAGCGGGCGGGCGAGATCATGCTTGAAGTTGGCGTCAGTACGGCCACTGACATCACCGGATTCGGACTCATCGGCCATCTGATGGAGGTCCTGACGGCGAGCAACCGTTCGGCCAGACTCCACGCACGTCGGGTGCCTTTTTTCGAGGAGGCGGTGACGATCGCGGAGAAGGGAATGATACCGGGAGGCACGAGGGCCAATCAGAAAAGTTATGACCCCTTCGTGGACTGGAGCGGCGATGTTTCGCTGACCGACCGGGTGTTGATGAACGACGCACAAACATCGGGCGGTCTGTTGATGTTCATGCCTCAGGCCGGAAAGAACAAGCTCATTGCGGCTTTGCAGAAAGAGCATATCCTGGCGGCCCACATCGGTGATGTGCTCGAAGGAGAAGAAAAAGGATCGACGCGGATCTTCGTGGTGCAATAA
- a CDS encoding sulfite exporter TauE/SafE family protein, with product MDAAFTLFLLLVGASVGFLSGLLGIGGGIVMFPLLLYVTPFLGFSGIDVKSITGLTMVQGFFSALTAMFYYNKNALVNKSLVLTLGLSLFLSSLIGALMSKKIPDGPLLMVFGALALIAAAMMLIPRSYHQDDLTEEHVVFHKGTAIVIGIVLGFSIGLVGQGGAFILIPMMLYVLKIPLRVTLGSTLAIGLFSSSAGLVGKVATGQVPFIMALPLIIGAMPAARWGSIVGNKTNTKFLRWLLAAIISATAVKVWMDII from the coding sequence ATGGACGCCGCCTTCACCTTGTTCCTGCTGCTGGTCGGCGCCTCTGTCGGGTTTCTCTCGGGATTGCTCGGCATCGGCGGCGGCATCGTCATGTTCCCGCTGCTGCTCTACGTGACGCCGTTCCTGGGATTCAGCGGGATCGACGTCAAGAGCATCACCGGTCTCACGATGGTACAGGGCTTTTTCTCTGCGCTCACGGCAATGTTCTACTACAACAAGAACGCGCTGGTGAACAAGTCACTGGTACTTACACTTGGGTTATCCCTATTTCTTTCATCGCTGATCGGTGCGCTGATGTCGAAGAAGATACCCGACGGACCTTTGCTTATGGTCTTCGGTGCCCTGGCGTTGATCGCGGCAGCGATGATGCTCATCCCTCGAAGTTATCATCAGGACGATCTGACCGAGGAACACGTTGTTTTTCATAAAGGTACTGCGATCGTGATCGGTATTGTCCTCGGCTTTTCCATCGGTCTGGTAGGGCAGGGCGGGGCATTCATACTTATTCCGATGATGCTGTATGTCCTGAAGATCCCGCTCCGGGTGACACTCGGAAGCACGCTCGCGATCGGGTTGTTCTCTTCATCCGCTGGATTGGTCGGCAAGGTGGCGACCGGTCAGGTGCCATTCATCATGGCATTGCCCCTTATCATCGGCGCAATGCCCGCTGCACGGTGGGGCAGCATCGTCGGCAACAAGACCAACACGAAATTTCTCCGATGGCTATTGGCCGCGATTATTTCCGCCACGGCCGTAAAGGTCTGGATGGATATCATCTAA
- a CDS encoding DsrE family protein, whose protein sequence is MPKTLSLYLSTSPYSYENTLTSVRIAESAMNKGHTVNLIASADGVYCFLTKQKAKGILNAEEEFSHLIQKGLRVYI, encoded by the coding sequence ATGCCGAAAACCCTTTCCCTCTATCTGTCCACATCGCCGTATTCGTACGAGAACACCTTGACGAGCGTTCGCATCGCTGAATCAGCCATGAACAAGGGCCATACGGTCAATCTTATTGCATCAGCGGACGGCGTCTACTGCTTCCTGACAAAACAGAAGGCAAAAGGCATCCTGAACGCAGAAGAAGAATTCTCCCATCTCATACAAAAAGGGCTGCGGGTGTATATCTGA
- a CDS encoding DsrE family protein — protein MAAIAMILKRSPYGDINAAEAVRHALGALADERSVDLILVDGGVMLAKKGQDDSGTGYTNLEGALKDCLDMGVTVYADGPSLKAQRVETGDLVEGVNAVGGKEIAELVKEAKTTMIF, from the coding sequence ATGGCTGCAATAGCAATGATCCTGAAACGCTCACCCTACGGCGATATTAACGCGGCCGAGGCGGTCCGACACGCCCTGGGAGCGCTCGCTGATGAACGCAGCGTGGATCTTATTCTCGTGGATGGGGGCGTCATGCTCGCGAAAAAGGGACAGGATGATTCCGGGACCGGCTATACCAATCTTGAAGGCGCTCTCAAGGACTGCCTTGACATGGGCGTCACGGTCTATGCGGACGGCCCCTCGCTGAAGGCCCAGCGTGTGGAGACTGGTGACCTGGTCGAGGGTGTGAATGCGGTCGGTGGCAAGGAGATCGCAGAATTGGTGAAAGAAGCGAAGACAACGATGATCTTTTGA
- a CDS encoding FAD-dependent oxidoreductase, whose amino-acid sequence MTRIVVLGGSFGGLTAALELKRLLGKNADVTVVSDDDRFVFLPSLPWLVMGWRKPEDITLRLSNILKPKGIDFIHEAAKQVDGDSSKVYTTTRGLSYDYLVIATGPHLAFDEIPGLGPEKGFTACTFTLNHAVKTAQTWRTVLETPGPIVLGSSQMVSCFGPSYELAFEMDAELRRLKMRHKVPIIYLTSEPYPGHMGVGGLGNSKRFIEDEFAERDIKPMVSQAIEEVTPGEIKLKGGARIPFKLAMIAPPFRGVPAVAPLGNPRGFIPVDKNYRHTKYKNIFAVGVAMAIAPPEVTPVPTGVPKTGFMTVRMAEIAAATIASDVTGKTPPPAEELGVVCLMDLGNTAAFMKAYPVLPPRQSSYMKKAIWAKWMKLGFEKYFLSKMRHGLSNWP is encoded by the coding sequence ATGACAAGGATCGTTGTGTTAGGGGGATCGTTCGGGGGACTGACCGCGGCCTTGGAACTGAAACGGCTGCTGGGGAAGAATGCCGACGTAACAGTGGTTAGTGACGATGACCGGTTTGTGTTCCTGCCGTCCCTGCCGTGGCTTGTTATGGGATGGAGGAAGCCTGAGGACATAACGCTCAGACTGAGCAACATTCTTAAGCCGAAAGGGATTGATTTTATCCATGAAGCTGCAAAGCAGGTTGATGGGGATTCATCCAAGGTGTACACCACCACACGGGGGTTGTCCTATGATTATCTCGTTATCGCCACCGGTCCCCATCTTGCCTTTGATGAAATCCCCGGCCTTGGGCCGGAAAAGGGATTCACCGCCTGCACGTTTACGCTCAACCACGCGGTGAAGACCGCGCAGACGTGGAGAACGGTACTCGAAACGCCGGGGCCGATCGTGCTCGGATCATCGCAGATGGTGAGCTGCTTCGGCCCGTCGTATGAGCTCGCTTTCGAGATGGATGCCGAACTTCGGAGGCTGAAGATGCGGCACAAAGTCCCCATTATCTACCTCACCTCAGAGCCCTACCCAGGGCACATGGGTGTGGGCGGGCTCGGCAACTCAAAACGATTTATCGAAGATGAATTCGCCGAGCGTGATATCAAGCCCATGGTGAGCCAGGCCATCGAGGAGGTCACGCCCGGGGAGATCAAGCTCAAGGGCGGCGCCAGGATACCCTTCAAGCTCGCGATGATCGCGCCGCCGTTCAGGGGTGTGCCCGCAGTCGCTCCGCTTGGTAATCCCCGGGGCTTCATCCCCGTGGACAAAAATTACCGGCATACGAAGTACAAAAACATCTTTGCCGTCGGCGTTGCCATGGCGATAGCGCCGCCGGAGGTCACGCCCGTGCCGACGGGTGTTCCCAAGACGGGATTCATGACCGTGAGGATGGCTGAGATCGCCGCGGCAACGATCGCCTCTGATGTCACCGGTAAGACGCCGCCCCCTGCGGAAGAACTTGGCGTGGTATGCCTCATGGATTTGGGCAATACGGCCGCCTTTATGAAGGCGTATCCGGTCCTTCCGCCGCGGCAGAGCTCTTATATGAAGAAGGCGATCTGGGCGAAGTGGATGAAGCTCGGTTTTGAGAAATATTTCCTTTCCAAGATGAGGCACGGTTTGAGCAACTGGCCGTAG
- a CDS encoding DsrE/DsrF/DrsH-like family protein, protein MPKIVKNVSVMCFHDELCQVYNALMTALSLLREGSKVTMFFGSRGINAVHKEKVKDLKCLPDQPKEEGDAVMKKMEEMNLPSVEDLFFMLIAEGGTVLACPLNVALFNIAKKDLIDGVKVADPVHYYKDVVIPADMNLTF, encoded by the coding sequence ATGCCAAAGATAGTGAAAAATGTTTCGGTGATGTGTTTCCACGACGAGCTATGCCAGGTCTACAATGCCCTCATGACCGCGCTGAGCCTTCTGCGGGAAGGCTCCAAGGTCACTATGTTCTTCGGCTCACGGGGCATCAATGCGGTGCACAAGGAAAAAGTGAAGGACCTCAAATGTCTTCCCGACCAGCCGAAGGAAGAGGGCGACGCGGTAATGAAGAAGATGGAGGAGATGAACCTGCCGAGCGTCGAGGACCTGTTCTTCATGCTGATCGCGGAGGGAGGAACCGTGCTTGCTTGTCCCTTGAATGTCGCGTTGTTCAACATTGCCAAAAAGGATTTGATCGACGGTGTCAAGGTAGCCGATCCGGTGCATTACTATAAAGACGTTGTGATCCCGGCGGATATGAACCTGACTTTTTAG